In a genomic window of Meleagris gallopavo isolate NT-WF06-2002-E0010 breed Aviagen turkey brand Nicholas breeding stock chromosome 1, Turkey_5.1, whole genome shotgun sequence:
- the MGAT3 gene encoding beta-1,4-mannosyl-glycoprotein 4-beta-N-acetylglucosaminyltransferase isoform X2, producing MSGASWMKMRRHKLFLTLCMAGLCLISFLHFLKALSYVTFPRDLASLSPNLVSSFFWNNAPVTPQVSPEPGGAEFLRTPLYSHSPLLQPLPPSRASEELHKVEFVLPEDTTEYFVRTKAGGVCFKPGTKVLEKPPVGGRPEERADGAASGRPARKPLSAGGTKRRKWVECVCLPGWHGPSCGVPTVVQYSNLPTKDRLVPREIPRRVINAININHEFDLLDVRFHELGDVVDVFVVCESNFTAYGEPRPLKFREMLLNGSYEYIRHKVLYVFLDHFPAGGRQDGWIADDYLRTFLTRDGVSRLRNLRPDDVFIIDDADEIPARDGVLFLKLYDGWTEPFAFHMRKSLYGFFWKQPGTLEVVSGCTMGMLQAVYATDGIRLRRREYYTMPGFRQYENSTGHILVQWSLGSPLHFAGWHCSWCFTPEGIYFKLVSAQNGDFPRWGDYEDKRDLNYIRELIRTGGWFDGTTQEYPPADPKEHMYAPKYLLKNYQQFHYLLENPYRKAEGAG from the exons ATGTCGGGAGCAAGCTG GATGAAGATGAGACGCCATAAGCTCTTTCTGACTCTCTGCATGGCTGGTCTCTGCCTCATCTCCTTCTTGCACTTCCTGAAGGCCCTTTCCTATGTCACCTTCCCCCGGGACCTGGCTTCACTTAGCCCCAACCTCGTCTCCAGCTTCTTCTGGAACAATGCCCCCGTCACGCCACAGGTTAGCCCTGAGCCGGGGGGTGCAGAGTTCCTCCGCACACCCCTGTACTCCCACTCTCCCTTGCTCCAGCCCCTGCCACCCAGCAGAGCCAGCGAAGAGCTGCACAAAGTCGAGTTTGTGCTGCCGGAAGACACGACGGAATATTTTGTCCGAACCAAAGCCGGTGGTGTCTGCTTTAAACCAGGTACCAAGGTGTTGGAGAAGCCACCAGTGGGAGGGCGGCCGGAGGAGCGCGCAGATGGTGCGGCCTCAGGGCGTCCTGCTCGCAAGCCGCTGAGCGCCGGTGGGACCAAGCGGCGCAAGTGGGTGGAGTGTGTGTGCTTGCCAGGCTGGCACGGCCCCAGCTGTGGCGTTCCCACCGTGGTCCAGTACTCCAACCTGCCCACCAAGGACCGCCTGGTGCCACGGGAGATCCCCCGGCGGGTCATCAACGCTATCAACATCAACCATGAGTTTGACCTGCTGGATGTCCGCTTCCACGAGCTGggagatgtggtggatgtcTTTGTGGTGTGTGAATCGAACTTCACAGCCTACGGAGAGCCACGGCCCCTCAAGTTCCGCGAGATGCTCCTCAACGGTTCCTATGAGTACATCCGCCACAAAGTGCTCTATGTCTTCCTGGACCACTTCCCTGCTGGTGGGCGCCAGGATGGCTGGATCGCTGACGATTACCTGCGCACCTTCCTTACCCGAGATGGTGTCTCTCGCCTCCGCAACCTGCGCCCAGATGATGTCTTCATCATCGATGATGCTGATGAGATCCCAGCTCGTGATGGCGTGCTCTTCCTCAAGCTCTACGACGGCTGGACGGAACCCTTCGCCTTTCACATGCGCAAGTCTCTCTACGGCTTCTTCTGGAAGCAACCGGGCACCTTGGAGGTGGTCTCAGGCTGCACTATGGGGATGCTCCAGGCTGTCTATGCTACTGATGGGATCCGTCTGCGGCGCCGTGAATACTACACCATGCCTGGCTTCCGGCAGTATGAGAACAGCACGGGACATATCCTGGTGCAGTGGTCACTGGGCAGCCCCCTCCACTTTGCTGGCTGGCACTGCTCCTGGTGTTTCACTCCAGAGGGGATCTACTTCAAACTGGTGTCGGCCCAGAATGGGGACTTCCCCCGTTGGGGTGATTACGAGGATAAACGAGACCTCAATTATATCCGGGAGCTGATCCGGACTGGTGGCTGGTTTGATGGTACGACGCAGGAATATCCCCCTGCTGACCCCAAGGAGCACATGTATGCTCCCAAGTATCTGCTCAAGAACTACCAGCAATTCCACTACTTGCTGGAGAACCCGTACCGAAAAGCAGAGGGTGCTGGTTGA
- the MGAT3 gene encoding beta-1,4-mannosyl-glycoprotein 4-beta-N-acetylglucosaminyltransferase isoform X1, producing the protein MVLYSFREGNSTRPSIAGSPQRMKMRRHKLFLTLCMAGLCLISFLHFLKALSYVTFPRDLASLSPNLVSSFFWNNAPVTPQVSPEPGGAEFLRTPLYSHSPLLQPLPPSRASEELHKVEFVLPEDTTEYFVRTKAGGVCFKPGTKVLEKPPVGGRPEERADGAASGRPARKPLSAGGTKRRKWVECVCLPGWHGPSCGVPTVVQYSNLPTKDRLVPREIPRRVINAININHEFDLLDVRFHELGDVVDVFVVCESNFTAYGEPRPLKFREMLLNGSYEYIRHKVLYVFLDHFPAGGRQDGWIADDYLRTFLTRDGVSRLRNLRPDDVFIIDDADEIPARDGVLFLKLYDGWTEPFAFHMRKSLYGFFWKQPGTLEVVSGCTMGMLQAVYATDGIRLRRREYYTMPGFRQYENSTGHILVQWSLGSPLHFAGWHCSWCFTPEGIYFKLVSAQNGDFPRWGDYEDKRDLNYIRELIRTGGWFDGTTQEYPPADPKEHMYAPKYLLKNYQQFHYLLENPYRKAEGAG; encoded by the exons ATGGTCCTTTACAGCTTCAGAGAAGGGAACAGCACCAGGCCCTCCATCGCTGGATCACCACAAAG GATGAAGATGAGACGCCATAAGCTCTTTCTGACTCTCTGCATGGCTGGTCTCTGCCTCATCTCCTTCTTGCACTTCCTGAAGGCCCTTTCCTATGTCACCTTCCCCCGGGACCTGGCTTCACTTAGCCCCAACCTCGTCTCCAGCTTCTTCTGGAACAATGCCCCCGTCACGCCACAGGTTAGCCCTGAGCCGGGGGGTGCAGAGTTCCTCCGCACACCCCTGTACTCCCACTCTCCCTTGCTCCAGCCCCTGCCACCCAGCAGAGCCAGCGAAGAGCTGCACAAAGTCGAGTTTGTGCTGCCGGAAGACACGACGGAATATTTTGTCCGAACCAAAGCCGGTGGTGTCTGCTTTAAACCAGGTACCAAGGTGTTGGAGAAGCCACCAGTGGGAGGGCGGCCGGAGGAGCGCGCAGATGGTGCGGCCTCAGGGCGTCCTGCTCGCAAGCCGCTGAGCGCCGGTGGGACCAAGCGGCGCAAGTGGGTGGAGTGTGTGTGCTTGCCAGGCTGGCACGGCCCCAGCTGTGGCGTTCCCACCGTGGTCCAGTACTCCAACCTGCCCACCAAGGACCGCCTGGTGCCACGGGAGATCCCCCGGCGGGTCATCAACGCTATCAACATCAACCATGAGTTTGACCTGCTGGATGTCCGCTTCCACGAGCTGggagatgtggtggatgtcTTTGTGGTGTGTGAATCGAACTTCACAGCCTACGGAGAGCCACGGCCCCTCAAGTTCCGCGAGATGCTCCTCAACGGTTCCTATGAGTACATCCGCCACAAAGTGCTCTATGTCTTCCTGGACCACTTCCCTGCTGGTGGGCGCCAGGATGGCTGGATCGCTGACGATTACCTGCGCACCTTCCTTACCCGAGATGGTGTCTCTCGCCTCCGCAACCTGCGCCCAGATGATGTCTTCATCATCGATGATGCTGATGAGATCCCAGCTCGTGATGGCGTGCTCTTCCTCAAGCTCTACGACGGCTGGACGGAACCCTTCGCCTTTCACATGCGCAAGTCTCTCTACGGCTTCTTCTGGAAGCAACCGGGCACCTTGGAGGTGGTCTCAGGCTGCACTATGGGGATGCTCCAGGCTGTCTATGCTACTGATGGGATCCGTCTGCGGCGCCGTGAATACTACACCATGCCTGGCTTCCGGCAGTATGAGAACAGCACGGGACATATCCTGGTGCAGTGGTCACTGGGCAGCCCCCTCCACTTTGCTGGCTGGCACTGCTCCTGGTGTTTCACTCCAGAGGGGATCTACTTCAAACTGGTGTCGGCCCAGAATGGGGACTTCCCCCGTTGGGGTGATTACGAGGATAAACGAGACCTCAATTATATCCGGGAGCTGATCCGGACTGGTGGCTGGTTTGATGGTACGACGCAGGAATATCCCCCTGCTGACCCCAAGGAGCACATGTATGCTCCCAAGTATCTGCTCAAGAACTACCAGCAATTCCACTACTTGCTGGAGAACCCGTACCGAAAAGCAGAGGGTGCTGGTTGA
- the MGAT3 gene encoding beta-1,4-mannosyl-glycoprotein 4-beta-N-acetylglucosaminyltransferase isoform X3, translating to MKMRRHKLFLTLCMAGLCLISFLHFLKALSYVTFPRDLASLSPNLVSSFFWNNAPVTPQVSPEPGGAEFLRTPLYSHSPLLQPLPPSRASEELHKVEFVLPEDTTEYFVRTKAGGVCFKPGTKVLEKPPVGGRPEERADGAASGRPARKPLSAGGTKRRKWVECVCLPGWHGPSCGVPTVVQYSNLPTKDRLVPREIPRRVINAININHEFDLLDVRFHELGDVVDVFVVCESNFTAYGEPRPLKFREMLLNGSYEYIRHKVLYVFLDHFPAGGRQDGWIADDYLRTFLTRDGVSRLRNLRPDDVFIIDDADEIPARDGVLFLKLYDGWTEPFAFHMRKSLYGFFWKQPGTLEVVSGCTMGMLQAVYATDGIRLRRREYYTMPGFRQYENSTGHILVQWSLGSPLHFAGWHCSWCFTPEGIYFKLVSAQNGDFPRWGDYEDKRDLNYIRELIRTGGWFDGTTQEYPPADPKEHMYAPKYLLKNYQQFHYLLENPYRKAEGAG from the coding sequence ATGAAGATGAGACGCCATAAGCTCTTTCTGACTCTCTGCATGGCTGGTCTCTGCCTCATCTCCTTCTTGCACTTCCTGAAGGCCCTTTCCTATGTCACCTTCCCCCGGGACCTGGCTTCACTTAGCCCCAACCTCGTCTCCAGCTTCTTCTGGAACAATGCCCCCGTCACGCCACAGGTTAGCCCTGAGCCGGGGGGTGCAGAGTTCCTCCGCACACCCCTGTACTCCCACTCTCCCTTGCTCCAGCCCCTGCCACCCAGCAGAGCCAGCGAAGAGCTGCACAAAGTCGAGTTTGTGCTGCCGGAAGACACGACGGAATATTTTGTCCGAACCAAAGCCGGTGGTGTCTGCTTTAAACCAGGTACCAAGGTGTTGGAGAAGCCACCAGTGGGAGGGCGGCCGGAGGAGCGCGCAGATGGTGCGGCCTCAGGGCGTCCTGCTCGCAAGCCGCTGAGCGCCGGTGGGACCAAGCGGCGCAAGTGGGTGGAGTGTGTGTGCTTGCCAGGCTGGCACGGCCCCAGCTGTGGCGTTCCCACCGTGGTCCAGTACTCCAACCTGCCCACCAAGGACCGCCTGGTGCCACGGGAGATCCCCCGGCGGGTCATCAACGCTATCAACATCAACCATGAGTTTGACCTGCTGGATGTCCGCTTCCACGAGCTGggagatgtggtggatgtcTTTGTGGTGTGTGAATCGAACTTCACAGCCTACGGAGAGCCACGGCCCCTCAAGTTCCGCGAGATGCTCCTCAACGGTTCCTATGAGTACATCCGCCACAAAGTGCTCTATGTCTTCCTGGACCACTTCCCTGCTGGTGGGCGCCAGGATGGCTGGATCGCTGACGATTACCTGCGCACCTTCCTTACCCGAGATGGTGTCTCTCGCCTCCGCAACCTGCGCCCAGATGATGTCTTCATCATCGATGATGCTGATGAGATCCCAGCTCGTGATGGCGTGCTCTTCCTCAAGCTCTACGACGGCTGGACGGAACCCTTCGCCTTTCACATGCGCAAGTCTCTCTACGGCTTCTTCTGGAAGCAACCGGGCACCTTGGAGGTGGTCTCAGGCTGCACTATGGGGATGCTCCAGGCTGTCTATGCTACTGATGGGATCCGTCTGCGGCGCCGTGAATACTACACCATGCCTGGCTTCCGGCAGTATGAGAACAGCACGGGACATATCCTGGTGCAGTGGTCACTGGGCAGCCCCCTCCACTTTGCTGGCTGGCACTGCTCCTGGTGTTTCACTCCAGAGGGGATCTACTTCAAACTGGTGTCGGCCCAGAATGGGGACTTCCCCCGTTGGGGTGATTACGAGGATAAACGAGACCTCAATTATATCCGGGAGCTGATCCGGACTGGTGGCTGGTTTGATGGTACGACGCAGGAATATCCCCCTGCTGACCCCAAGGAGCACATGTATGCTCCCAAGTATCTGCTCAAGAACTACCAGCAATTCCACTACTTGCTGGAGAACCCGTACCGAAAAGCAGAGGGTGCTGGTTGA